One window of the Patescibacteria group bacterium genome contains the following:
- the ruvX gene encoding Holliday junction resolvase RuvX: protein MAEAEKKYLGVDWGEKRIGLALGDDETKIATPYKTVGNVEEIIKIIKEERVNVVVVGKPLKMQNEKLKMQNEFLDFLALLKKKLDIPVETVDERLSSKAADALAGNKKEKAGRDEIAAMLILQNYLDKR from the coding sequence ATGGCAGAAGCGGAAAAAAAATATTTGGGGGTTGATTGGGGAGAAAAAAGGATTGGTTTGGCTTTGGGCGATGATGAAACTAAAATAGCTACGCCATATAAAACCGTTGGCAATGTTGAGGAAATCATTAAGATTATAAAAGAAGAAAGAGTTAATGTAGTTGTTGTTGGTAAACCATTAAAAATGCAAAATGAAAAATTAAAAATGCAAAATGAATTTTTGGATTTTTTGGCTTTGTTAAAAAAGAAACTTGATATTCCGGTGGAAACGGTTGATGAGAGATTGTCTTCCAAGGCGGCTGACGCTTTGGCCGGCAATAAAAAAGAAAAGGCGGGGAGGGACGAAATAGCGGCAATGTTAATTTTACAAAATTATTTAGACAAAAGATGA
- the recO gene encoding DNA repair protein RecO, with translation MEETYCTKAIILGRTNFREYDSRTIIYSLDKGKLDLVVRGAKKIKSKLAAHLEPLNLTEVMVVAGKQFDYIGAADSQNCFANIKNDLAKLAAAGKAVNFFNKFVKPEEADKEIFFLLKDFLESLDSRGLKISSDLLTSFFTFKILAQLGYGPELYNCVICNNKITPGRNLFSPSRGGLAGEECLKEKKDDALRISDDSIKILRLVIGNDLERLKNLKVSAILELEIKNLIGSFYQYHI, from the coding sequence ATGGAAGAAACATATTGCACCAAAGCCATAATTCTGGGCAGGACGAATTTCCGCGAATATGACAGCCGGACAATTATTTACAGTTTAGATAAGGGGAAATTGGATTTAGTGGTTAGGGGCGCGAAAAAAATAAAATCAAAACTGGCGGCCCATCTTGAGCCCCTTAATTTAACCGAAGTTATGGTCGTGGCAGGCAAGCAATTTGATTATATTGGCGCGGCCGACAGCCAGAATTGCTTTGCTAACATAAAAAATGATTTAGCTAAATTAGCCGCGGCCGGGAAAGCGGTTAATTTTTTTAATAAATTTGTAAAGCCGGAAGAAGCGGATAAAGAAATTTTTTTTCTGCTAAAAGATTTTTTAGAGAGCTTAGATAGCCGGGGATTAAAAATTAGCAGTGATTTATTGACTTCTTTTTTTACTTTTAAAATACTGGCGCAACTGGGCTATGGGCCGGAGTTATATAATTGTGTTATTTGCAATAACAAAATTACGCCGGGAAGAAATTTATTCAGTCCAAGCCGAGGCGGTTTGGCGGGCGAAGAATGCTTAAAAGAAAAGAAAGATGACGCCCTGCGAATTTCCGATGACAGTATTAAAATTTTAAGGCTGGTTATCGGCAATGATTTAGAAAGGTTGAAAAATTTAAAGGTAAGCGCTATACTGGAATTGGAAATAAAAAATTTAATAGGTTCTTTTTATCAATATCATATTTAA
- the map gene encoding type I methionyl aminopeptidase — translation MITIKNKEEIKILREGGKILAGILEKISKEARPGTSTADLEKMACDLIEAAGGRPSFKGYQSLLDDKPFPTALCASVNNEIVHAPALPARILADGDIISLDVGMEYPYKKGTNGYYTDMAATFGVGKIDEEARELIAVTKESLRLAIEKVKPGNTINNIGRTVQQFAESRGYAVVRDLVGHGVGYDVHEEPRVPNYEISEKSPENAVLKTGMVIAIEPMVNCGGWKVKSGSDDFTILTADGSLSAHFEHTVAVTEDGHLVLTEL, via the coding sequence ATGATAACAATTAAAAACAAAGAAGAAATAAAAATATTGCGCGAGGGCGGGAAAATTTTGGCGGGAATTTTGGAAAAAATTTCCAAAGAAGCCAGGCCCGGAACCAGCACGGCTGATTTGGAAAAGATGGCCTGCGATTTAATTGAGGCGGCCGGCGGCCGGCCTTCTTTCAAAGGCTACCAGTCTCTTTTGGACGATAAGCCGTTTCCCACCGCTCTATGCGCCTCTGTCAATAATGAAATTGTCCATGCTCCGGCCCTGCCGGCAAGAATTTTAGCGGATGGAGACATAATCAGCCTTGATGTGGGCATGGAATACCCCTACAAAAAAGGAACAAATGGCTATTATACGGATATGGCGGCTACTTTTGGAGTCGGAAAAATAGACGAAGAGGCGCGGGAGTTGATTGCTGTAACCAAAGAGTCTTTGAGATTGGCCATAGAAAAAGTAAAGCCCGGCAATACCATAAATAATATCGGCCGGACGGTCCAGCAATTTGCCGAAAGCAGAGGATATGCCGTGGTGCGGGACCTGGTCGGGCATGGCGTCGGCTATGACGTGCACGAAGAGCCGCGGGTGCCTAATTATGAAATTTCGGAAAAGAGCCCGGAAAACGCGGTTTTAAAAACGGGGATGGTAATCGCCATAGAGCCGATGGTTAATTGCGGCGGCTGGAAAGTTAAATCCGGCTCTGACGATTTTACGATTTTAACCGCAGACGGAAGCCTTTCCGCCCATTTTGAGCACACGGTCGCGGTGACGGAGGATGGACACTTAGTGCTTACTGAATTATAA